Proteins encoded in a region of the Pieris rapae chromosome 10, ilPieRapa1.1, whole genome shotgun sequence genome:
- the LOC110996940 gene encoding elongation of very long chain fatty acids protein AAEL008004, with product MESLSEWYRDLMDNRGDPRVKDWPMMSSPLPTLAACLCYAFCAKKLGPALMSSRKPFDLRNTLVIYNFVQTVFSAWIFYEYMASGWWGDYNFRCQLVDYSRSPKAMRMANTCWWYYFSKFTEFFDTLFFVLRKKNEHVSTLHVIHHGIMPMSVWFGLKFAPGGHSTFFALLNTFVHIVMYFYYMVSALGPRYQKYIWWKKYLTAFQMVQFVLIFSHQLQVLFRPSCQYPRVFVYWIAMHGFLFLFLFTDFYKARYNKAEKSRLNMGLCMTVLEDSSKNGYKQEDSSVPNSYASSAADAFVRRRPVT from the exons ATCCCCGTGTGAAGGACTGGCCCATGATGTCTTCCCCGCTTCCGACGTTGGCCGCCTGTCTGTGCTACGCGTTTTGCGCCAAGAAACTTGGGCCAGCCCTAATGTCCAGCCGCAAACCATTCGATTTGAGAAATACCCTGGTCATATACAACTTTGTTCAGACCGTGTTCAGTGCTTGGATATTTTATGAG TACATGGCGAGTGGTTGGTGGGGCGATTACAACTTCCGGTGTCAGCTTGTTGATTATTCGCGGAGCCCGAAGGCTATGAGG ATGGCAAACACTTGCTGGTGGTACTACTTCAGCAAGTTTACGGAGTTCTTCGACACACTGTTCTTTGTGCTTCGCAAGAAGAACGAGCACGTGTCGACTCTACACGTCATCCACCACGGCATCATGCCTATGTCTGTATGGTTCGGACTCAAATTTGCACCAG GTGGCCACAGCACCTTCTTTGCGTTGCTGAACACGTTCGTGCACATTGTGATGTACTTCTACTACATGGTGTCTGCCCTTGGACCGCGCTACCAGAAATATATCTGGTGGAAGAAGTACCTTACCGCCTTCCAAATG GTGCAATTCGTGCTGATCTTCAGCCACCAGCTCCAAGTGCTCTTCCGGCCTTCGTGCCAGTACCCTCGCGTCTTCGTCTACTGGATCGCGATGCACGGCTTCCTCTTCCTCTTCCTCTTCACGGACTTCTACAAAGCACGATACAATAAGGCCGAAAAGTCCAGACTGAACATGGGACTCTGCATG ACGGTGCTAGAAGACAGCTCGAAGAACGGCTACAAGCAGGAGGACTCGTCGGTGCCGAACTCGTACGCGTCGTCGGCCGCGGACGCGTTCGTTCGCCGGCGGCCGGTCACGTAG